Genomic DNA from Paenibacillus borealis:
CAGTGGCATGCCCGAAATGCTGATTGACCTTGTCGCCGCCTCTTGTAGCCACTGCGACTCTGGTCTTCGGTCCGCCTGCCTGAATGCGTCTGGCCTGTTTAGCTTTGACGCGCTCACGGATTTTGGTATCCAGCTCACGCTGGAACATTGCCCTGGCTTCTTCATTAATGACCGGTTCAGCTTCCATTGCTTCAAGCGGGAAATCCTGATTGCGGTCCTGGCCCAGCAGCCCGATCGCATCCGCCCGGCATTGGCGGCAATGGCGCATGACCTTCATTCCGTCACGGCCGAGCAGCTCCTGCAGATTTAACAATTCCTTCGGACGGGGCGCCTTGCGCCCATCCGCTTCGTACTGGCTGCCCGGTGCGATAATCAGCGGTGTTACATTATGCAGTGTGGCCCCGAGTTCTTTTACTCTTTGGGACACGGCGGGCAGATGATGATCGTTGACCCCCGGAATCATAATCGAATTCACTTTGACCAGAATCCCCAGCTTCGCCAGCATCTCAAGCCCCAGCAATTGACGGCTGATCAGCAGTTCAGCTGCTTCCCTTCCTTCGTACCGGACCCCTTCGTCGAATACCCAGGGATAAATCGCCTGGCCGACATCAGGATCAATGGCATTGATGGTGATGGTGACATGACGGATGCCAAGCTCGATAATCTCATCCACATGCCGGTACAGCGTAAGTCCGTTAGTACTGAGGCAGAGTGACACATCTGGCACATACTTCTTGACCCGGGCAAAGGTATCAAACGTCTGTTCCGGATTCGCCAGAGGATCTCCGGGTCCGGCCACACCCACTACCGAGAGCTGCATCAGCTGAGCGGCAACGCCCCTCACCTTTCGTTCTGCCTGCTCCGGCGTAAGCACTTCACTGACCACGCCCGGCCTACTTTCATTTACACAGTCGAACTTGCGGTTGCAGTAATTGCACTGGATGTTACAGGCGGGAGCAACCGGGATGTGCATCCGGGCATAAAACCGGTGGGCCTCCTCGCTGTAGCAAGGGTGGCGGCTAATCTCCTCCTCCGCTTCACTTGATATACATGACGGCTGCATCATTTCCCACCTCCTGAATGTTTTACGGAGCATTACTCCATTGAAACCACTTCGCAGTAAAACTCGCTTCGGAAGCATCAGCTTACGTTTTGTGAGCTAAGCTTCCCTGGCATTCCCATATGCGACAGTCAACTGGCTGCCAGCTTGGTAAAGTGTTAAGTTAATTAACATAAACCTCGCTTGACCGCTTTAATTAGTCTCATCATATTTTCATAACGGGGTATCGTCAATTAGGATAAAGCTTGATTTGCCCTTTATTTCCTTATGTTTGCAGTTTCGACATATCAGATGTTAAGTTATATAACTTAGACATACCATGTTTCCGTTTTCAAAACAGTCATCTCCGATTGATATTTATTCTCATAAGCATTGACAACGCCTCTCAACTCATATATGATACTTTTAGTCAGATACGTAAATCCTAAAATTTCATATATCCCGTAAAGGGGAGTAGCTGTTAGATAAAATCGTCAATACGAGAATATGAGGATATTCTCCGGTTTTATCGGCAATTTATCATTGTTAGCGAGACCTTTACCAATCAGGTTACCTTTATTCCAAAGGCTAATCTGTTTGGTAAAGGTCTTTTTTATATAGTTTTGGTTACAATAATGGTAATAAGGGTATTTTTTGCTAAAAAGTATCCGGAGCCACATGAGGAGGAAACAGTAATGGATTGGGGATTATTATTAGAATACGGATGGGTGTTGCTCGTTCTGGTCGCACTGGAAGGGCTGCTTGCCGCAGACAACGCACTCGTACTGGCAATCATGGTTAAACATCTTCCTGATGAGGAACGTAAGAAGGCGCTCTTTTACGGATTGGCAGGAGCGTTTGTGTTCAGGTTCGGATCGCTTTTCGTCATCTCTTATCTGGTCGATATCTGGCAGGTACAAGCTATCGGCGCAATTTATCTGTTATTTATCGCGGGGAATCACATCTTCCGGAAATTGTTGTTCAAGAAGCCCGTCACGGATGAAGCAGCTGAAAGCGGCACTTCCGGGGCCGTCAACAAGAAGAAATCCAGCTTCTGGTTCACTGTACTTAAGGTTGAGATTGCAGATATCGCCTTTGCAGTAGACTCCATCCTTGCAGCTGTCGCTCTCGCCGTCGCCCTTCCGCCAAGCGGAATCGGCCACATTGGCGGCCTCGACGGCGGACAGTTCCTCGTCATCTTTGCGGGCGGATTCATCGGACTGGTTATTATGCGGTTTGCTGCTTCGTTCTTCGTCAAGCTGCTGCACACCCGTCCAGGTCTTGAAATCGCAGCCTTCTTCATTGTCGGCTGGGTCGGTATTAAGCTCGCAGTCATCACCCTGGCACATCCTTCGCTGGGTGTGCTGTCCGAAGATTTCGCACACAGCACTTGGTGGAAGCTCACCTTCTACGTGGTTCTGATTATTATTGCCGCTACCGGCTGGTTCATGAGCAGCATCAAGACCGAAGAAAATGTCGGCGAGAATCCCGTCCGGGAAGTCGATAAGCAGCTCGGCAAATAAGCTTCACAACGTAATAATAGGATTCAAAAAGCCCGTTCCCGCCATAATGGCGGGAACGGGCTTTGCTGTTGTCTATTCTTTATTGGCCGATCGGCTGATCAGTTTTGCCTTGCAGCTCCACCAGCTTAATGATTACACCCGCCGCCTGCGCCTTCGTTACGATTTGCTGCGGATTGAACTTCCCGTTCTCTCCCTGCAGCAGTCCCAGCTTCACGGCCAGTGCTACAGCGCCTTTATCCTTAATTGCCGCACTGTCACTGAAGCTGGTTAGGACAGAGTCATTCCCCAGAAAAGCTGAAAGCTTATCGTACTTCAGGAAGGAGGCCAGCAGGACGGCGAGTTGTTCGCGGCTTAGCTTACTCTCAGGCTGCAGCGCAGCCTCTCTGCTGATCCATTCACGCTCCGCCGCGTAGCTGATGGCTTCATAATAAGGGCTGTCCGGGCTCACACCAGCCACTGCTTTCGGCTCAGAACCATTCGAATATCCAGCATAATATGGCGTTGAGGATCTGGCAATCAGGGTAAACCAGTCACCGGCCGTTATCTCCTGGTCCGGATTCACCTTCTTGTCCGCATCTACGCTGATCACGCCGTATCTCAGCAGCTCGGTCAGTGCCTGCTCTGCAGCATGGCCCTTAAGATCAACTGCCTCAGCTGTACTTCTTGACTGCAACGGGTTCTCGTAGGTCGTGACCCATTCCTTAGTTTGCGCATCCAGCACCTTATAGGTATCCTGAGACTCTACCGGAGTCGGAGCATAAACCAGCTTAACCACCGGTTCAACATACTTATTGTCTATATTATATCCGCCTACACTACTGTACTGCAGCTTCAGATCATATCCGCCGAGATAGCTCTGGAGTGCTTCCTTCTCGGAAACTGCCGGAGCAGGCTTGTCTTTGAGCGCTTCATAACCGGTGCTTCCTGGATTCATATAGCTTTGCAGTCTGCCGTAAGTATCTATACTTAAGGATATATTACTGTCGCTAACCGGAATACCCTGATAATAGCGTATGAACTGGTAACGGTATCCTTTCCCGTCCTCAAGGACACTCCACTTCCCTCCATGCTCAGCCAGCTTAAGATTTCCGCTGGCCTTAGGATACAGACGGTTGATAAGCTCTATCGCCCTCTCCTTGGCTTGTGCCTGATTCAGCTTGGTTCCGCCCGCAGGTGCAGGCTGTTCTTTCAATACCTGGCCTCCATACTGATCCAGCTGGAATTGAACGATTTCCCCGGTGCTTGAGTCTACTTCAGCGTAAGTACGCTCCGGCATTGCCATATTTGCAGCCGTGCGGCTTGCTTCCCAGGACAATCTCCAGAGCTTTTGACCGTCATTCTGGGAATTGACGCCAGGATTTTGGCCCGAAAGCTTGCGTTCTGCGGGGATTGCAACGGTCTGCTGTACAAGCTTTGCTGCTGCCGCTGCGGTTAATGCGGTGCCGGAGCTTATCGGCTGGAAAGTATTCTTCCGCTCCGGAACAGCCTCATAAGTGACAGCCGCGGAGATCGCCCCCCCTTCGTTATCGATGCTTTTGCCGGTCTGGGCATCCACAAGATAGAGGGACTCACTCTCAGGACGCCAACCCAGAATCCAGCGGGTTGCCGCACCATCTTTATATAGAGGGATATAATAGAGTCCTACTTTGAAATTCTCGGCAAATTTCTTGCTTGCTGATTCCAGGGAGACCGCCGGCTTCGCTGACGGATACACTGCGTCTGTAGACGGCTTGATGAATTGAACGATATTTCCGTTCCCATCGACGACTATGTTCAGCATATCTGCTGCCGAGGGAAGTCCGTTTCTCAAAATGCTGAACCTAAAGCTGTATTCAAACATACCAAAGAGCGCTGCCCTGCTCATATAGTTCTGGTCGTTCTCTTCCAGTATAAGATCAGTGCCTGCCAGCGATGGTGCGGCCAGGGCAGTAAAGCTGCGGGCTTTCGCCAGTGCCTCCTCCCGGGAGAATTGCGGGGGATAATAGGCATTCTCCCTCAACATAGGATAAGAAATATACGTACTGACCAGGTCACCAGTCATGGCATCCACCAGACTGGAGAACCCGTAACCCGAGTTGCCCAGCTGATACTGCCACTGGATGTTCCAGACCATCTGGTTTCCGGAAGGAGGGTACGAGTCCGTGCCAAGCCGTACATTGGATACCGTCGCTTCCTTCAGAACAGGAAACAGCTCTTTTACCTTGGCAATGGCCTGCTCTTGCGTGAATTTGGCTTTGGCCGGGTCCGGAGCGGCTGAATTGGCGGTCGGGCCGGCAGCTGTTACAGGGACTGCTGTCATCTCTGAAGTGACGGCGGAAGCCGCGGAGGCCAGTCCTCCAGGCAGCAGCAATGCGAGCGTTACGGAAGTGATCAGTGCAGTTCTGGCTGCTTGCTGAATAAATTGATTACGGTTGCTGTTCAAAACAGTTCATCCTCCTCAAATAAGTAACATGGATATTCTAATTATAAATATATTTAGATATATTTACCATATTATATTTGCGACAGGAAATTACAGCATTCTCAGCAGATTTATCAGCGGCAGTCCACTCGTACTTCCCTGATTCCAGTCTTATTCTCCGGCAATCCCGGAACGTTCTACACTTTCCACGAAATGACGCTGCACGAATAAGTATAGAATCAGAATCGGCAGGATGGTCAGGATACAGCCGGCCATAATCTGGTTCAGGCCCGTGGGGGCCATGCCGATGGAGCCGGAGGTCATCTGCGACATTGTTTCCGCCGCCTGATTGTTGGTGCCGTAGAACATGGCCAGCCGCTGCGACAGATTATAGAAATCCGGCGTTGTCAGATACGTATTCGGCTCGAAGCTGTCGTTCCAATGCCA
This window encodes:
- a CDS encoding TerC family protein, with protein sequence MDWGLLLEYGWVLLVLVALEGLLAADNALVLAIMVKHLPDEERKKALFYGLAGAFVFRFGSLFVISYLVDIWQVQAIGAIYLLFIAGNHIFRKLLFKKPVTDEAAESGTSGAVNKKKSSFWFTVLKVEIADIAFAVDSILAAVALAVALPPSGIGHIGGLDGGQFLVIFAGGFIGLVIMRFAASFFVKLLHTRPGLEIAAFFIVGWVGIKLAVITLAHPSLGVLSEDFAHSTWWKLTFYVVLIIIAATGWFMSSIKTEENVGENPVREVDKQLGK
- a CDS encoding S-layer homology domain-containing protein, coding for MNSNRNQFIQQAARTALITSVTLALLLPGGLASAASAVTSEMTAVPVTAAGPTANSAAPDPAKAKFTQEQAIAKVKELFPVLKEATVSNVRLGTDSYPPSGNQMVWNIQWQYQLGNSGYGFSSLVDAMTGDLVSTYISYPMLRENAYYPPQFSREEALAKARSFTALAAPSLAGTDLILEENDQNYMSRAALFGMFEYSFRFSILRNGLPSAADMLNIVVDGNGNIVQFIKPSTDAVYPSAKPAVSLESASKKFAENFKVGLYYIPLYKDGAATRWILGWRPESESLYLVDAQTGKSIDNEGGAISAAVTYEAVPERKNTFQPISSGTALTAAAAAKLVQQTVAIPAERKLSGQNPGVNSQNDGQKLWRLSWEASRTAANMAMPERTYAEVDSSTGEIVQFQLDQYGGQVLKEQPAPAGGTKLNQAQAKERAIELINRLYPKASGNLKLAEHGGKWSVLEDGKGYRYQFIRYYQGIPVSDSNISLSIDTYGRLQSYMNPGSTGYEALKDKPAPAVSEKEALQSYLGGYDLKLQYSSVGGYNIDNKYVEPVVKLVYAPTPVESQDTYKVLDAQTKEWVTTYENPLQSRSTAEAVDLKGHAAEQALTELLRYGVISVDADKKVNPDQEITAGDWFTLIARSSTPYYAGYSNGSEPKAVAGVSPDSPYYEAISYAAEREWISREAALQPESKLSREQLAVLLASFLKYDKLSAFLGNDSVLTSFSDSAAIKDKGAVALAVKLGLLQGENGKFNPQQIVTKAQAAGVIIKLVELQGKTDQPIGQ
- the nifB gene encoding nitrogenase cofactor biosynthesis protein NifB yields the protein MMQPSCISSEAEEEISRHPCYSEEAHRFYARMHIPVAPACNIQCNYCNRKFDCVNESRPGVVSEVLTPEQAERKVRGVAAQLMQLSVVGVAGPGDPLANPEQTFDTFARVKKYVPDVSLCLSTNGLTLYRHVDEIIELGIRHVTITINAIDPDVGQAIYPWVFDEGVRYEGREAAELLISRQLLGLEMLAKLGILVKVNSIMIPGVNDHHLPAVSQRVKELGATLHNVTPLIIAPGSQYEADGRKAPRPKELLNLQELLGRDGMKVMRHCRQCRADAIGLLGQDRNQDFPLEAMEAEPVINEEARAMFQRELDTKIRERVKAKQARRIQAGGPKTRVAVATRGGDKVNQHFGHATEFLIYDTDGADVQLLGVRKIQAYCHGKADCNGDKTATLQEIISILSDCRILLCSGIGDAPRASLNKIGVLPLVRKGGIQEAILESVKYSSYFENINISKG